One genomic segment of Pempheris klunzingeri isolate RE-2024b chromosome 21, fPemKlu1.hap1, whole genome shotgun sequence includes these proteins:
- the amer2 gene encoding APC membrane recruitment protein 2, translating to MEVQSECVEPPVAPQCDPQPTGKINKAAFKLFGKRRTGSGMASFFSFRNKGATNSGNNGNSDNGNSLNGNGSAASMELVRSKTHDGLMSSNNDADGQRGEVHPTLEAGPVRSLSKSLSFFSLLRRGSFRSSENGGAGLVRRGRGLKGFFSSMRWRRKEKTNEAELEEVGRKRENDGDVADPGKVKDIMLTLEPPPHHHQEDCGNAEAESNLETPTTSVTMTPPHCVSMPGPSGEPDSPFPYTPTDSPLRPPIQKAKASITSLTPSLATPPLDRCSTGDPPSEPSVDRLCSLLFTDVTSLKSFDSLTGCGDIIADADEEGPTGNGGSGTSSSSSGGGGGSVGMGVGRAVGITSATSRGSPSKSPLPSQLTQPMFSVAPSSVPTSLPARARAPPPPQQPPAGSGVVAYMGGGEEMASPEGVDDADMQGLWHMLPSTADNSPALPRSHQPPSSTPTSTYPPRASSSLASSHLPSAPRSADRKLPQVKALGLSKIPVVGAAGSRAAKPPLPHTHGRHPTSPGEKEPLSDEGYWDTPSATPTATPDESGLQRNQRMALSRDSCSGDHLYDLYNDPEEEGEDGDQGGDLESTPSPSTEYKLSPTSQTTPPSSSSSSSFRSMKGSASLPRESKIPVSSRQTPPPHSASQSALSSVLETEPPPPKTHAPPPARTRIPVSKVPVRRSGNKPGSTTRGTAHKK from the coding sequence ATGGAGGTGCAGTCGGAGTGTGTGGAGCCTCCTGTGGCCCCTCAGTGTGACCCCCAGCCCACAGGGAAGATCAACAAAGCTGCCTTCAAACTCTTCGGAAAGCGGCGCACCGGCTCTGGAATGGCCAGCTTTTTCTCCTTCAGGAACAAAGGGGCTACAAACAGCGGGAACAACGGGAATTCTGACAATGGGAATTCTTTGAATGGAAATGGCTCAGCAGCATCGATGGAGCTCGTTAGGAGCAAAACCCACGATGGACTAATGAGCTCCAACAACGATGCTgatggacagagaggggaggttCATCCTACCCTGGAGGCGGGACCGGTGAGGTCTCTCAGCAAATCGCTGAGTTTCTTCTCTCTACTCCGACGTGGGAGTTTTAGGTCTAGTGAAAATGGAGGGGCGGGTCTTGTCAGAAGAGGGAGGGGCCTAAAGGGCTTTTTTAGCAGCATGCGATGGAGGCgcaaggaaaaaacaaatgaggcaGAGTTAGAGGaggtggggaggaagagggagaacgaTGGTGATGTTGCCGACCCCGGAAAGGTAAAGGATATTATGCTCACCCTTGAACCGCCTCCGCACCATCATCAGGAGGATTGTGGGAATGCAGAGGCAGAATCTAACCTAGAGACTCCTACTACTAGTGTTACCATGACACCCCCACATTGTGTCTCCATGCCAGGACCATCTGGTGAGCCAGACTCCCCCTTTCCTTACACACCCACTGACTCACCCCTGCGCCCTCCCATCCAAAAAGCCAAAGCCTCAATTACCAGCCTCACCCCCTCCCTTGCTACACCCCCTTTGGATCGCTGCAGCACGGGCGACCCACCCTCAGAGCCTTCAGTGGACCGCCTgtgttctctcctcttcactgaCGTCACATCCCTCAAGAGCTTTGATTCACTGACAGGCTGTGGTGACATTATTGCTGATGCAGATGAGGAGGGGCCGACAGGCAATGGGGGCAGTGGCaccagcagcagtagcagtgggggaggaggggggagtgtaGGAATGGGTGTTGGGAGAGCTGTTGGTATCACCAGTGCCACATCTCGTGGGTCCCCATCCAAAAGTCCTCTACCTTCCCAGCTGACCCAGCCCATGTTCTCTGTTGCCCCAAGCTCAGTGCCTACCTCCCTCCCAGCCCGCGCACGGGCACCGCCTCCACCACAGCAGCCCCCAGCCGGTAGTGGTGTAGTGGCCTACATGGGCGGAGGGGAAGAAATGGCAAGTCCAGAAGGAGTGGACGATGCAGACATGCAGGGCCTCTGGCACATGCTGCCCTCCACAGCAGACAACTCCCCTGCTTTGCCCCGATCGCAccagcctccctcctccacccccacttCCACATATCCCCCTCGTGCCTCTTCCAGCCTTGCCAGCAGCCACTTGCCCTCAGCCCCCAGGAGCGCAGACCGGAAGCTACCCCAGGTGAAGGCACTGGGGCTCAGTAAGATTCCAGTAGTTGGTGCAGCAGGAAGCAGGGCAGCTAAACCcccactccctcacacacatggCCGTCATCCCACATCACCTGGTGAAAAAGAGCCACTTAGTGATGAGGGCTACTGGGACACACCCTCAGCAACGCCTACAGCAACACCTGATGAGAGCGGGCTGCAGCGCAATCAGAGGATGGCCCTATCGCGTGACAGTTGCTCCGGAGACCACCTGTACGACCTCTACAATGACCCAGAAGAGGAAGGCGAGGATGGAGACCAGGGGGGAGATCTAGAAAGTACTCCCTCTCCATCTACTGAATACAAATTGAGCCCCACCTCCCAAAcaactcctccttcctcttcctcctcttcgtctttcCGATCAATGAAAGGCAGCGCCAGCCTTCCTCGGGAATCCAAGATCCCAGTAAGCAGCAGACAAACCCCACCTCCCCACTCTGCAAGCCAGTCAGCCCTCTCTTCTGTTCTAGAGACTGAGCCCCCTCCACCAAAGACCCATGCACCTCCTCCGGCTCGCACCAGAATCCCTGTATCCAAGGTGCCTGTCCGTCGCTCTGGAAACAAACCTGGCAGCACAACCAGAGGAACTGCCCACAAGAAGTAG